The DNA sequence CAACGAAGTCGATTCTTCCTTTGCTTCCTCAAAAATATAATATTATACGCTGAAATCTTTACGTGAAATTACAATTTCCTAAATACAAATAGAATAGTTTTCTACCTTTTCTATTTAATTCATTAATATGCTTAGAACTGTTTATAGAGATAGCGGTTAGGATAAGTAAGCTTTTCACTGCTTCTTTGTCCGTTTACAATAATATGAACAATATTGATCTGATCATCGAAAAGGTTGTATAGAAAACTTACGGCAGTTTCCACTTTTTTAGGTATGGTTACAGGTTCAGACTCGAGAAAGATATCTACTGATTCCTGATCTTCTTCATATCCGATATAATTTACTTTTAAAAATTTGTTATCAGCTTTTAGCTTGAAATATTCTGAACAGTATTTTTGCAGGGCATCATTCAATCTTGCTTTATATTTTTCATCATTAAAATGAAAAGCTCCTCCATATTTTTTTCCCAGACCATTTTCCATATCATCAAGGAAGAATCGTCCCGTCACTTCAAATGTTCTGGATTTTGAATTATAATTAATTTCCACAGAGCCTACATGATAAGGATGAAAAGCTTCATCACTCACAAAACTCTGAAATACCATGGTTACGAATAAAAGAAATCCAAAAAAAAGCTTACCCGACATGAATTCTATTTTTACAGCAAATATAAAAAAAGCAGCAGTTATAAAAACTCCTTCCAATTATAATTCATTCAGGAAAAGTTGATGTAAAAATTCCGGATGATTAGCTCCCATCAATGAAATGTTTATTTTTGCAATAAATATTTTTAACCAAAATGCAGGATTTTCTTTTTTATTTAAACCTTGGATGGGAACATATTATTTCTTTGGATGCTTTAGATCATCAGTTATTTGTTCTGGCGTTGATTGCTGCTTATTCTTACAATGACTGGAAAAAAATTCTGATTCTTGTTACGGCATTTACCATCGGGCATTCCATTACATTAGCTTTAAGTATTCTGGATGTCTTCAGAGTTCCGTCTGACTGGGTTGAGTTTTTAATTCCTCTGACGATTGTACTGACATCATTGGATAATATCATTATGAAAAATCAAAAGCAGACCCTGATGCGGGCCAATTATTATCTTGCATTGATCTTTGGTCTGGTACATGGAATGGGATTCGCCAATACCGCAAGGGTCATGATTGCGAAAAGTCAAAGTATTGCTTTACCTCTGCTGGGATTCAATATTGGTCTGGAACTGGGACAAATTGTAATTGTTGCTGCAATCTTAATCATTCTGTTTATTTCACTCAATCTTTTCAAAGTGAATAAAAAAGACTGGATCCTCTTTGTTTCTTCCGGGGTATTTGCTTTATCCTTAAAAATGACTTTGGAAAGAATTCCTTTTTAAAAGTTAAATATTTTCATTATTTCAAGAGCTTATCACTATCTTTGATCATTAATAAATCATTTCGGTTATGAAACTAAAAGTTGTTATACTTTCACTTTCTGTATTTGCATATACAGGTTTCACCGCACAAAATATTCAGAATAACCCGGGCAGCAACCACGGTAACAAGTTTGAGCAGCTGGGAACTATTCTGCCAACACCCAACATTTACAGAACGGCTTCAGGAGCTCCGGGACACGGATACTGGCAAAACAGAGCCGATTATAACATTTCCGCTTATCTGGATGAGGATAAAAGAAATCTGAAGGGTTCGGAAACGGTGACATACTACAACAATTCTCCGGATGATCTGGATTATATCTGGCTGCAGCTTGATGAAAACGAACACTCAAACATCAGGAATGCCGGGTACGATACTTCATCTGTTCTTCGTCCTTCAACGACTGATCAGCAGCTTAAAGTAACAGAACTTCCCGTTAAGGATAATGGTTATGGAGTAAGTCTTGAGAAAGTAACAGATGCTTCAGGTAATGCTTTGAAGTACACGGTTAACAAAACCATGATGCGTATTGACCTTCCCAAGGTTTTGAAAAAGGGTGAAAAATTCGTTTTCAAGGTAGACTGGAACTACAATATCTCCAACAGAATGAAAATGGGAGGCCGTGGAGGTTATGAAAACTTCCCTGAAGATGGTAATGATCTGTATACGATAACCCAATGGTATCCAAGAATGTGTGTATACAGTGACTTCCAGGGCTGGCAGAACCACCAGTTTACCGGAAGAGGTGAATTTGCATTGGTTTTCGGGGACTTTAAAGTTTCAGTGAATGTTCCTTCCGATCATATTGTAGGCGGAACAGGAGAATGTAAAAATTATGATCAGGTATTAACTTCTGATCAGCTATCAAGATACAGAAAAGCTGAAAATGCCTCTGAACCTATTGAAATCGTAACGTTGGATGAAGCTAAAAAAGCAGAGAAAAATCATTCAAAACAAAGAAAAATATGGGTTTTTGAAGCAAAAGATGTCCGTGATTTTGCATGGACTTCTTCGAGAAAGTTTGTATGGGACGGAATGCGTGTAACGATTCCTGAAAACAATAATAAAGTAATGGCAATGAGTTTCTATCCAAAAGAATCTTATGGTCTTTACAGAAAGTTTTCCACAAAAGCGGTTGCACATACAATTAAAACCTATTCAGAATTTACCATTCCTTATCCATATCCTGTAGCGCAATCTGTAGAAGCGGCGAACGGAATGGAATATCCAATGATCTGTTTCAATTTCGGAAGAACTGAAAAAGACGGAACCTATTCCGAAGGAACCAAAAACGGAATGCTCGGAGTAATTATTCATGAGGTTGGACACAACTTCTTCCCAATGATCATTAATTCTGATGAAAGACAATGGGCATGGATGGATGAAGGTCTGAATACATTTACAGAATATCTTACAGAAGAAAAATGGGATAATAAATTCCCTTCCAAAAGAGGACCGGCATGGACGATCGTAGATTATATGAAACTTCCGAAAGATCAGCTGGAGCCTATCATGAGTAACTCTGAAAATATTGTTCAATATGGTCCGAACGCGTATTCAAAACCTGCAACAGGATTGAATATTCTTCGTGAAACGATCATGGGAAGAGAACTTTTCGACAAAGCTTTTAAAACCTATGCTAAAAGATGGGCATTCAAACATCCTGAACCTGCAGATTTATTCCGTACCATGGAAGATGCCAGCGGTGAAGATCTAGACTGGTTCTGGAGAGGCTGGTTCTACGGTACAGATCCTGTAGATATTGCAATTGATAAAGTAACGGTAGCCGTTCCCAACCTGGATACAGACCCGAAAGCAGCGGCTGAAGTGAAATATCAGGTTGAAAAACCATTGGTCAACAGTTTTGAAGATCTTTCAAAAATCAGAAACAGAGAAGATAAGAATATTAAATTCTATGTAGATACTGATAAAGCTGCTCAGGATTTCTATTATAAATATGACAGAGGCCAGGAAAAGGTTGATAATAACAAGGAATACACGATCAAAACAGAAGCTGGTCTTCCTTTAGATGCTAAGGATAAAGAGAAGTTCAAAAATATTACAGGATATCAGATCGATTTTGTAAATAAAGGCGGATTGGTAATGCCGATCATTCTTGAATTTACTTTTGAAGATGGTTCAAAATTATACGATAAATCTGCAGCACAGATCTGGAGACTGAATGAGCAAAAGGTTTCCAAAACCTATTATTTTGATAAGAAATTAAAATCTATCCAGCTTGATCCAATGAGAGAAACCGCTGATATTGATACAAACAATAATTTCTGGAGCAGCACCGGATCAGGGACTGAAACTTCAAAATTCCAACTCTTTAAACAAAAACAGGAAGGAGGAACTGTAAGAGGAGGCTCAACCGGAAAGGTGAATCCAATGCAGGCCGCAGGAAAAAGTTAAAAACCAAAAGGTTGTAACTTTTAACAAATACAGCACTACTTATTATTAAAAAGATCATGAGAGCTATTCTTTTCCTTTTAATACTAAGTAGTGCTAATTTTTTTGCGCAAAATCTACTTAATCCGGAAAATTCCGGGATCAACTCAAAACTAATAAGGGATGAAACTACTGAAGCGGTATGGTATACTGAAAAAGCAGACACAAAAATAGAAATAGGAACCATCATTACAGAGATCAAAAGATTGAACAAAACCGACCTCCTCATCAAAACAATGGTAAAAATGAAACAAGCTCCTGATGCAAAATGGACTGACTCTACCCTTGTAAAAACATCTAATTTTGCACCTATCTATCATTCTTCTTACAACATCAACAGAGATATGGCACTCAAATCCGGCAAAGACAAAGTGACAGGATATTATCTTGATAAAAAATCTCAGAAAAAAGATGTTATTGATATCCCTGCAGCTCATTATTTTGACAGCAGCAGCTATGCAATGCTCATAAGATATCTTCCCTTGAAAGAAAATTATACCGCTGAAATTTCAATTTTTGATTACAACCCTAAATCTGAAAAAAAAGGGATGATGAAAGCTTACATTCTGGATACCAAAAAAACAGAGTATAAAGGGAAACCTGTCTGGGCGGTAAAAACAAATGATGACATCAGCGGCAAAACCTCTACAACTACCTACTACATTGATCCAGTAACAAGAAAGATCTTGAAACAAGACATGGATATGGCAGGGAGAAAGATGTCTTTGGAAATGATTCAATAAATTACTGAAGATTAAATACGAACACCTTATTCTCGTCTACAAAAAATATAACAACCTGACTTAAAAAGTTTTATATTTGAATTATCATAACACCAAATGTCAAAAACCTGATTGACAGTAAATTCTCAGGATCCAAAAAAACAAAATATTACTTATGAAAAATGCCAAATTACTAAGCAGAGATGCTCAGAAAACTATCAATGGCGGAATTGCTGCCAGAATTGTATGCTGCGAACGCGACGATAACGGAAAATGTACTTTATGGATCGGACCGGGACAAAACTGTCCTTAGTTCTATGATCTGATAACAATTTTGAATAAAGCCGGAACTGTCCGGCTTTCTCTTTTTATATCTTCCATCATCTTCTCTTTACACCTGATAATCAAAATTTTATTTTAAAAAAACAGAATAAAATATTTCACATAATATAGAAAAAATAGTATCTTTGATCCACTTCTTTTACACCAAATGTCAAAATCCTGATTGACTTTAAATGCTCAGGATGTACAAATCAAAATATTTCTAACTATGAAAAACGCTAAATTATTAAGCAGAGATGCTCAGAAAACAATCAATGGCGGAGCAGCAGGACGCTTTTGCTGTGAGTACAATTACAAAGGACAATGTATCCTTTGGATCGGACCGGGACAATATTGCCCATAGTTCTGTCATCAGATAACAATTTTGAATAAAGCCGGAAATTTCCGGCTTTATTTTTTTAGCTTAAATGTGCTTTTAAATTCTTTTTATAGGTTCTTCCCAATGGAAGTTCTTCTCCATTTTTCAGGAAAACATGTCCGGAATTGTAAGAATTGATATGATCTGATAATACAATATAAGACTTATGAATTCTGATGAATCCGAAATGCTGAAATTTCTCTTCAAAATTTGACATTCTCTCCAAAATCATATACTTTTTCAATGGAGTCATCAGTACGATATATTCACCGAATCCCTGTATCCAAAGAATATCTTTAAGGAAAACTTTATTCATCACATAATTGGATTTGAACATAATAAAATCTTCTTGTTGCTTACTGCCTGCCGAGCTTTTAAACTGAACAAAATCCCTTGCTTTATTGACTGCTTTTTTAAAGGTATCAAAATCCACAGGCTTGATAAGATAATGAACCACATCCAGTTCAAATGCTTTCACCGCATATTTTGTCTCAAGGGTAAGGAAAATACACAAAGGCGGATCAGGAAGCTGCTGCAGAAGTTCTACACCATTCATACCAGGCATATTGATATCGAAAACAACCAGATCTACTTTATTGGCTTTCAAGAACGCCAGTGCCTCTTCCGGTTTCTGAAATGAAGCCAGCAGCTCAACATCTTCAAGCTGATCGCAATATTGTTTTACAAGCTGTAATGCAGGATACTCATCATCTACATTAACGATAGTCAGATTAGCCATTGATAGTAATTGTTAAAGCAATTTTATATTGATCATTCTCTTTCGGTCCGGAATAAAATTCATAGTGATCAGGATAAAATTTTTCCAATATATGAATAATTGCTTCATTACCCAATCCGTGATATTCAGATTCAGCTGCATGAATTCTATCTCTCCCTACAGAATTTATAATTTCAAAATACAGTTCAGAGCGCTCAATATTACAGAATAATTTTATAAAACCATGGGCATCCTCTCCTATTGCTGAGTGTTTTAAAGCATTTTCAAATAAAGTAAGAAGGATAGCAGACGGGATTTCAGCAATGTCAAATTCATCCTGCTCTTCAATATCCATGACAATGTCAAGCTGGTTATTATATTTAAGCTGATATAAAGCGGCAAGCGCTTTCAGGGAAGAAAACTCCTGAGAAACCGTAACTTTTTCTTTCCCACTGTCATAAATAATATACTTCAGAAGTTTACTAAGCTGCAAAATAGAATCCGAGGTCTTCTCCGAATGTGTAAAACTGTTCGCATATATATTGTTAAGAGTATTCAGTAAAAAATGAGGATTCAGTTTAGACTTCAGCAAATCAAGATAAAGCTGATCTTTCTCTTCTCCAAGACTGATTACATCCTGCTCTATTAAAAATTTGTCTTTGGTAATCCCCAAAAAAGATCCCACCAGAATAATGATCCCCTGTGAAATGTAGACATTATAAAGAAAACCTACATGATAGCCTTTTTCGCTGAAATCCATCTGAAAAACCGCAGGCTCCCACAAAATCCTGAAAAGACTGGACACCAAAAAGCAGATTAAAGCATAAAGGATAAACTCAGGGTACTTATTGGATAAATAAAACCGGGGAACAAGATAATAATATACCAGATAATAGATTCCCACATTGAAAATTGTATTCAAAATAATGCTTATTACCAACTGAGTTGAATCCAGGAAGTAGTTTTCGGTGAAATAAGTCATCAAAATGAAGATAAAAAGGAAAAATATATGCTGAAACCTCAACAAGAACTTCCAACGGTACTTCATAAGACTTTCCAGAATCTTACCGCTAAATAAAATCCTGATAATCAATAATATAATAATAAAATTAATGATTAAAAACATAGTCCATACCTTATTTTGAAACGCATCAAATATAATATCTTTTTGTCTCAAAATGCAGTTCGTTGAGAAAAACTGTCATTGATTGAAAAAATCCGGGCCCGTTATTTCGAATAAATATATTTGAGAAACCGCAATATTAATCAAATATTACATGAAACTTAATATACAATTAACGCTTATTTTATCATTTTGTTTGATAAATGGCCTTTTACACAGTCAGAGCAAAGACAATTATAATATGTGGTTTCAGTACCTGATGTCGGCAAAGATTACCGATAAAAGTACTTTAACTGCACTTACCCAATACCGCTCTTTCGACCTGGCTTATGATACAAGACTTTTTCTGGTGAATGCTTATGTAGATTATGAAGTGGTGGAAAACATAAAACCAGCTGCAGGAGCTATGTTTTTGATCCTTGAATCTTATAATGCTGACGATTCTAAAAAAATAAGATATGAAAAAAGACCTTTTCAACAGGTAACCGCTGATTATTACATTGGCAGAACGTCAATCTCCAACCGTCTTAGAGTTGAGGAACGTTTCATCAGTAATCCGGATGAATTTGAAGTAAGAATCCGATACCTCATCTCCGTCAGAATTCCTTTCAATAAAAAAGGAGAAAAGGAAAAACTCTACGGCATTCTTAAAAATGAAATAAGAATGAATGTTGATAAGCTGGAACCTTTCGACAGTAATCGTATTACGGCAGGTCTTGGAATAAAATTAGGAAAAAATTCTGCGTTGGAGCTTGCCTTTATCAATCAACTGGAAACCAGAAAAACAAGTAATTACGGATTTATAGGTTTCAGAAACAATTTTGACTGGAGAAAAAAGAAACAACAATAACCTCATTAATATTTACATAAAACTATGCTTACATTTCTTGGTTTTTTAATGATTTTCATCTTCATGATTCTCATCATGAACAAAAAGATGACTCCGCTTACGGCTTTGGTACTTGTACCTGTATTGATAGCTGTAGTAGCAGGATTCGGGCCGGACCTGGGAAAAATGATGAAAGAAGGAGTAAAAGAAATAGCGCTTACGGGGGTTATGCTGATTTTTGCCATTCTGTACTTCAGTCTGATGATTGACACAGGACTTTTTGAACCGCTTGTGAATGTCATATTAAAGGCTGTAGGAGATAATCCTGTAAAAACAACTATCGGAACCGCCCTTCTCACCACTTTGGTTTCTTTAGACGGCGATGGCTCTTCCACTTATATTATTGTAGTGGCAGCACTACTCCCGCTTTATAAAAAACAGGGAATGAATCCTTTGGTTCTTACCTGTATTATTATGCTGGCAGGTGGTATTATGAATATTTTACCATGGGGCGGACCTACTGCAAGAGTAATGAGCTCTCTGAAACTGGGGCATACAGAAATATTTGTCCCTATGATTCCGGTAATGCTTATCGGGTTGGTATGGGTATTTTTTGTTGCCTATATTTTAGGAGTCAGAGAGAAAAAAAGAATAAGCAAGCATGGAAAATATACAAAATACAGCGGACAGGATATTGCCGGTGAAAATGATCCGGAACTAAGACGTCCCAAGCTTATTATTATCAATCTGATTCTGACTATTATTCTGCTTTGCGTGATGATCCTTGATATTATTCCTTTGGGAATTGCCTTTATGATTGCCTTCTGTATCGCTTCCCTGATTAATTATCCGAAACTGAAAGACCAACAGAAAATCATTTCAAAACATGC is a window from the Chryseobacterium indologenes genome containing:
- a CDS encoding DUF6702 family protein — its product is MSGKLFFGFLLFVTMVFQSFVSDEAFHPYHVGSVEINYNSKSRTFEVTGRFFLDDMENGLGKKYGGAFHFNDEKYKARLNDALQKYCSEYFKLKADNKFLKVNYIGYEEDQESVDIFLESEPVTIPKKVETAVSFLYNLFDDQINIVHIIVNGQRSSEKLTYPNRYLYKQF
- a CDS encoding HupE/UreJ family protein encodes the protein MQDFLFYLNLGWEHIISLDALDHQLFVLALIAAYSYNDWKKILILVTAFTIGHSITLALSILDVFRVPSDWVEFLIPLTIVLTSLDNIIMKNQKQTLMRANYYLALIFGLVHGMGFANTARVMIAKSQSIALPLLGFNIGLELGQIVIVAAILIILFISLNLFKVNKKDWILFVSSGVFALSLKMTLERIPF
- a CDS encoding M1 family metallopeptidase, which codes for MKLKVVILSLSVFAYTGFTAQNIQNNPGSNHGNKFEQLGTILPTPNIYRTASGAPGHGYWQNRADYNISAYLDEDKRNLKGSETVTYYNNSPDDLDYIWLQLDENEHSNIRNAGYDTSSVLRPSTTDQQLKVTELPVKDNGYGVSLEKVTDASGNALKYTVNKTMMRIDLPKVLKKGEKFVFKVDWNYNISNRMKMGGRGGYENFPEDGNDLYTITQWYPRMCVYSDFQGWQNHQFTGRGEFALVFGDFKVSVNVPSDHIVGGTGECKNYDQVLTSDQLSRYRKAENASEPIEIVTLDEAKKAEKNHSKQRKIWVFEAKDVRDFAWTSSRKFVWDGMRVTIPENNNKVMAMSFYPKESYGLYRKFSTKAVAHTIKTYSEFTIPYPYPVAQSVEAANGMEYPMICFNFGRTEKDGTYSEGTKNGMLGVIIHEVGHNFFPMIINSDERQWAWMDEGLNTFTEYLTEEKWDNKFPSKRGPAWTIVDYMKLPKDQLEPIMSNSENIVQYGPNAYSKPATGLNILRETIMGRELFDKAFKTYAKRWAFKHPEPADLFRTMEDASGEDLDWFWRGWFYGTDPVDIAIDKVTVAVPNLDTDPKAAAEVKYQVEKPLVNSFEDLSKIRNREDKNIKFYVDTDKAAQDFYYKYDRGQEKVDNNKEYTIKTEAGLPLDAKDKEKFKNITGYQIDFVNKGGLVMPIILEFTFEDGSKLYDKSAAQIWRLNEQKVSKTYYFDKKLKSIQLDPMRETADIDTNNNFWSSTGSGTETSKFQLFKQKQEGGTVRGGSTGKVNPMQAAGKS
- a CDS encoding LytR/AlgR family response regulator transcription factor gives rise to the protein MANLTIVNVDDEYPALQLVKQYCDQLEDVELLASFQKPEEALAFLKANKVDLVVFDINMPGMNGVELLQQLPDPPLCIFLTLETKYAVKAFELDVVHYLIKPVDFDTFKKAVNKARDFVQFKSSAGSKQQEDFIMFKSNYVMNKVFLKDILWIQGFGEYIVLMTPLKKYMILERMSNFEEKFQHFGFIRIHKSYIVLSDHINSYNSGHVFLKNGEELPLGRTYKKNLKAHLS
- a CDS encoding sensor histidine kinase; this encodes MNTIFNVGIYYLVYYYLVPRFYLSNKYPEFILYALICFLVSSLFRILWEPAVFQMDFSEKGYHVGFLYNVYISQGIIILVGSFLGITKDKFLIEQDVISLGEEKDQLYLDLLKSKLNPHFLLNTLNNIYANSFTHSEKTSDSILQLSKLLKYIIYDSGKEKVTVSQEFSSLKALAALYQLKYNNQLDIVMDIEEQDEFDIAEIPSAILLTLFENALKHSAIGEDAHGFIKLFCNIERSELYFEIINSVGRDRIHAAESEYHGLGNEAIIHILEKFYPDHYEFYSGPKENDQYKIALTITING
- a CDS encoding DUF2490 domain-containing protein encodes the protein MWFQYLMSAKITDKSTLTALTQYRSFDLAYDTRLFLVNAYVDYEVVENIKPAAGAMFLILESYNADDSKKIRYEKRPFQQVTADYYIGRTSISNRLRVEERFISNPDEFEVRIRYLISVRIPFNKKGEKEKLYGILKNEIRMNVDKLEPFDSNRITAGLGIKLGKNSALELAFINQLETRKTSNYGFIGFRNNFDWRKKKQQ
- a CDS encoding CitMHS family transporter; protein product: MLTFLGFLMIFIFMILIMNKKMTPLTALVLVPVLIAVVAGFGPDLGKMMKEGVKEIALTGVMLIFAILYFSLMIDTGLFEPLVNVILKAVGDNPVKTTIGTALLTTLVSLDGDGSSTYIIVVAALLPLYKKQGMNPLVLTCIIMLAGGIMNILPWGGPTARVMSSLKLGHTEIFVPMIPVMLIGLVWVFFVAYILGVREKKRISKHGKYTKYSGQDIAGENDPELRRPKLIIINLILTIILLCVMILDIIPLGIAFMIAFCIASLINYPKLKDQQKIISKHAGNALSVAGMIFGAGIFTGILNGTGIMNSMGNSIISIVPKTWGSYLNVITAIFSVPLTFFLTNDAYYFGILPVITATGSQLNIPPDILGRASLVGQASHLLSPLVPSTYLLVSLAGVEFSDHLKFTLKWAIGSSIVMLLSALALGII